The following are encoded in a window of Pseudomonas multiresinivorans genomic DNA:
- the ppk1 gene encoding polyphosphate kinase 1: MNTEGISETEVIEADTTAEVTEVVVTEVVETPPPPVEPAVPAINVDDSALYIHRELSQLQFNIRVLEQALDESYPLLERLKFLLIFSSNLDEFFEIRVAGLKKQITFAREQAGADGLLPHQALARISEQVHEQVARQYSILNDILLPELAKHDIRFIRRRYWTPKIKAWVRRFFRDEIAPIVTPIGLDPTHPFPLLVNKSLNFMVELEGLDAFGRDSGLAIIPAPRSLPRIIRLPEEVAGPGDNYVFLSSMIHAHADDLFHGMKVKGCYQFRLTRNADLSVDAEDVEDLARALRGELFSRRYGDAVRLEVVDTCPVPLSNYLLKQFGLSETELYRVSGPVNLTRLFSVTGLASHPELQSPPFTPTIPKLLQKKENLFNVLGKLDVLLMHPFESFTPVIDLLRQAAKDPSVLAIKQTLYRSGANSEIVDALVEAARNGKEVTVVIELRARFDEESNLQLASRLQQAGAVVIYGVVGFKTHAKMMLILRREDGELRRYAHLGTGNYHAGNARLYTDYSLLTADVALCEDLHKLFNQLIGMGKTLRMKKLLHAPFTLKKNLLEMINREAAQAAEGKPAHIMAKVNSLTDAKVIRALYKASQAGVKIDLVVRGMCCLRPGVPGVSHNIQVRSIIGRFLEHSRIYYFLNGGEEKLYLSSADWMERNLDMRVETCFPVEGKKLVLRVKKELESYLTDNTQAWVLQSDGSYVRQSPSGNQNARNAQATLLERLCTPVISVR; this comes from the coding sequence ATGAATACCGAAGGCATTAGCGAAACCGAAGTTATCGAAGCTGACACCACTGCTGAAGTCACCGAAGTCGTCGTAACGGAGGTGGTCGAGACGCCGCCGCCGCCCGTCGAACCGGCGGTGCCGGCGATCAACGTGGACGACAGTGCCCTCTACATTCATCGCGAACTCTCGCAGCTGCAGTTCAACATCCGCGTGCTGGAGCAGGCGCTGGATGAGTCGTACCCGCTGCTGGAACGCCTGAAGTTCCTGCTGATCTTCTCCAGCAACCTGGATGAATTCTTCGAGATCCGCGTTGCCGGCCTGAAGAAGCAGATCACCTTCGCCCGCGAGCAGGCCGGCGCCGATGGCCTGCTGCCGCACCAGGCGCTGGCTCGCATCAGCGAGCAGGTGCACGAGCAGGTTGCCCGCCAGTACAGCATCCTCAACGACATCCTGTTGCCGGAGCTGGCCAAGCACGACATCCGCTTCATCCGCCGCCGCTACTGGACGCCGAAGATCAAGGCCTGGGTCCGTCGCTTCTTCCGCGACGAGATCGCCCCCATCGTCACCCCGATCGGCCTCGACCCGACCCACCCGTTCCCGCTGCTGGTGAACAAGAGCCTGAACTTCATGGTCGAGCTCGAAGGCCTGGACGCCTTCGGTCGCGACTCCGGCCTGGCGATCATCCCGGCGCCGCGCTCGCTGCCGCGGATTATCCGCCTGCCGGAAGAAGTCGCAGGCCCAGGAGACAACTATGTCTTCCTGTCGTCGATGATCCACGCCCACGCCGACGACCTGTTCCACGGCATGAAGGTGAAGGGCTGCTACCAGTTCCGCCTGACCCGTAACGCCGACCTCTCGGTGGACGCCGAGGACGTCGAGGACCTGGCCCGCGCGCTGCGCGGCGAGCTGTTCTCGCGCCGCTACGGCGACGCCGTGCGCCTGGAGGTGGTGGATACCTGCCCGGTGCCACTGTCCAATTACCTGCTCAAGCAGTTCGGCCTGTCCGAGACCGAGCTGTACCGCGTCAGCGGGCCGGTCAACCTGACGCGCCTGTTCAGCGTCACCGGCCTGGCCAGTCACCCGGAATTGCAGTCGCCGCCGTTCACCCCGACGATCCCCAAGCTGCTGCAGAAGAAGGAAAACCTGTTCAACGTGCTGGGCAAGCTCGACGTGCTGCTGATGCACCCGTTCGAGTCCTTCACTCCGGTGATTGACCTGCTGCGCCAGGCCGCCAAGGACCCCAGCGTGCTGGCGATCAAGCAGACGCTGTACCGTTCCGGCGCCAACTCCGAGATCGTCGACGCGCTGGTGGAAGCTGCGCGCAACGGCAAGGAAGTGACCGTGGTGATCGAGTTGCGGGCGCGCTTCGACGAGGAATCCAACCTGCAGCTGGCCAGCCGCCTGCAGCAGGCCGGCGCGGTGGTGATCTACGGCGTGGTCGGCTTCAAGACCCACGCCAAGATGATGCTCATCCTGCGTCGCGAGGACGGCGAGCTGCGCCGCTACGCGCACCTGGGTACCGGCAACTACCACGCCGGCAACGCCCGCTTGTACACCGACTACAGCCTGCTGACCGCCGATGTGGCGCTCTGCGAGGACCTGCACAAGCTGTTCAACCAGCTGATCGGCATGGGCAAGACGCTGCGCATGAAGAAGCTCCTGCACGCGCCCTTCACCCTGAAGAAGAACCTGCTGGAGATGATCAACCGCGAGGCTGCCCAGGCCGCCGAGGGCAAGCCGGCGCACATCATGGCCAAGGTCAACTCGCTGACCGACGCCAAGGTCATTCGCGCGTTGTACAAGGCCAGCCAGGCCGGCGTGAAGATCGACCTGGTGGTGCGCGGCATGTGCTGCCTGCGTCCGGGCGTGCCGGGGGTGTCGCACAACATCCAGGTGCGCTCGATCATTGGCCGCTTCCTCGAGCACAGCCGGATCTACTACTTCCTCAACGGTGGCGAGGAGAAGCTCTATCTCTCCAGTGCCGACTGGATGGAGCGCAACCTCGACATGCGCGTGGAGACCTGCTTCCCGGTGGAAGGCAAGAAACTCGTGCTGCGGGTGAAGAAGGAGCTGGAATCCTACCTGACCGACAACACTCAGGCCTGGGTGCTGCAGTCCGACGGCAGCTACGTGCGCCAGAGCCCCAGCGGCAACCAGAACGCCCGCAACGCCCAGGCGACCCTGCTGGAACGCCTGTGCACGCCGGTGATCAGCGTTCGCTGA
- the hemB gene encoding porphobilinogen synthase, producing MSFIPADRAFPFTRLRRNRRDEFSRRLVRENVLTANDLILPVFVLDGKNQREAVPSMPGVERMSIDLLLKEAEELVELGIPALALFPVTPLEKKSLDGAEAFNPDGIAQRATRALRERFPELGIITDVALDPFTSHGQDGILDEDGYVLNDISVDVLVKQALSHAEAGAQVVAPSDMMDGRIGAIREALESTGHINTRIMAYSAKYASAYYGPFRDAVGSAANLGKGNKATYQMDPANSDEALHEIYADLAEGADMVMVKPGMPYLDIVRRAKDEFRAPTFVYQVSGEYAMHMAAINNGWLSEAVILESLLAFKRAGADGILTYFAKRAAQQLKMKSGG from the coding sequence GTGAGCTTCATTCCCGCCGATCGTGCCTTCCCCTTCACTCGACTGCGTCGTAACCGTCGTGACGAATTTTCCCGCCGCCTGGTGCGCGAAAACGTCCTGACCGCCAACGACCTGATCCTTCCGGTGTTCGTCCTCGACGGCAAGAATCAGCGTGAAGCGGTGCCCTCGATGCCGGGCGTGGAGCGCATGTCCATCGACCTGCTGCTCAAGGAAGCCGAAGAACTGGTGGAACTGGGCATCCCGGCGCTGGCGCTGTTCCCGGTGACTCCGCTGGAGAAGAAATCCCTCGACGGCGCCGAAGCCTTCAACCCCGATGGCATTGCCCAGCGCGCCACCCGCGCTCTGCGCGAGCGCTTCCCGGAGCTGGGCATCATCACCGACGTGGCGCTGGACCCGTTCACCAGCCACGGCCAGGACGGCATCCTCGACGAGGATGGTTATGTGCTGAACGATATTTCCGTCGATGTGCTGGTCAAGCAGGCACTTTCCCACGCCGAAGCCGGCGCCCAGGTCGTGGCTCCGTCGGACATGATGGACGGCCGCATCGGTGCCATCCGCGAGGCCCTGGAGTCCACCGGCCACATCAACACCCGCATCATGGCCTACTCGGCCAAGTACGCCAGCGCCTACTACGGCCCGTTCCGCGACGCCGTCGGTTCCGCCGCCAACCTGGGCAAGGGCAACAAGGCCACCTACCAGATGGACCCGGCCAACAGCGACGAAGCCCTGCACGAGATCTACGCTGACCTCGCCGAAGGCGCCGACATGGTCATGGTCAAGCCGGGCATGCCCTATCTCGACATCGTTCGCCGGGCCAAGGACGAATTCCGCGCCCCGACCTTTGTCTACCAGGTCAGCGGCGAGTACGCGATGCACATGGCCGCGATCAACAACGGCTGGCTCAGCGAGGCGGTGATCCTCGAATCGCTGCTGGCCTTCAAACGCGCGGGCGCAGATGGCATCCTGACCTACTTCGCCAAGCGCGCGGCACAACAATTGAAAATGAAAAGCGGGGGCTGA
- a CDS encoding DedA family protein — protein MMLQQFLQDFGYFALFLGTFFEGETILVLAGFLAFRGYMQLEYVIAVAFFGSYAGDQLWYFLGRRHGRKLLARKPRWQKMGDKALEHVRKHPDLWVLSFRFVYGLRTVMPVAIGLSGYPPARYLLLNGIGAIVWATVLGSAAFYFGSVLEGVLGNIKKYELMVLGGLVVIGLLFWLRRRYKASKSE, from the coding sequence ATAATGCTCCAACAATTCCTGCAGGATTTCGGCTACTTCGCGCTGTTTCTCGGCACGTTCTTCGAGGGTGAGACCATTCTGGTCCTGGCCGGCTTCCTGGCATTCCGCGGCTACATGCAGCTGGAGTACGTCATCGCGGTGGCGTTCTTCGGCAGTTACGCGGGCGACCAGCTCTGGTATTTCCTCGGCCGCCGCCACGGTCGCAAGCTGCTCGCGCGCAAGCCGCGCTGGCAGAAGATGGGTGACAAGGCGCTGGAGCATGTGCGCAAGCATCCCGACCTGTGGGTGCTGAGCTTCCGCTTCGTCTACGGCCTGCGCACCGTGATGCCAGTGGCCATCGGCCTGTCCGGCTACCCGCCGGCGCGCTACCTGCTGCTCAACGGCATTGGCGCCATCGTCTGGGCCACGGTGCTGGGCAGCGCCGCCTTCTACTTCGGCAGCGTGCTCGAAGGTGTGCTGGGCAACATCAAGAAGTACGAGCTCATGGTCCTTGGCGGCCTTGTGGTGATCGGCCTGCTGTTCTGGCTGCGCCGTCGCTACAAGGCCAGCAAGTCCGAGTAA
- a CDS encoding sterol desaturase family protein, translated as MNYILFAVPFFFLLIAIELLADRWRGLRTYRLSDALNSLSAGVLSTTSGLLTKGLALVTYSIAWQHLALFELSAKSLWVWAFAFVFYDFCYYWNHRLGHERNVLWAAHSVHHQSEDYNLSTALRQTSTGFIFGWIFYLPMAIAGVPPLVFLTVGALNLLYQFWVHTRHIPKLGWFEWVFITPSNHRVHHAQNPVYMDRNYGGVFILWDRLFGTFQEELDEEPVVFGVTVPLASWNPLWANLQVYAHLWNDARRTGSLWDKLRIWFMRTGWRPADVAQRYPMAKPDLAAFRKFEVPLTRGRQWYAGLQFATYVVVGTWLLGVGEGWQVLPLVIGWGWMAFGLYAIGCWLENRAWALRLELLRLALNVPAVAALALWGGIELPQWAPWALAVYSLLSLIGLLGLRRAERLPQAA; from the coding sequence ATGAACTACATCCTCTTCGCCGTGCCTTTCTTTTTCCTGCTGATTGCGATCGAGCTGCTCGCCGACCGCTGGCGCGGCCTGCGCACCTATCGCCTGAGCGATGCGCTGAACAGCCTCAGCGCGGGAGTCCTGTCGACCACCAGCGGCCTGCTGACCAAGGGACTGGCGCTGGTGACCTACAGCATCGCCTGGCAGCACCTCGCGCTGTTCGAGCTGTCGGCGAAAAGCCTGTGGGTCTGGGCGTTCGCCTTCGTCTTCTACGACTTCTGCTACTACTGGAACCACCGCCTCGGCCATGAGCGCAACGTCCTCTGGGCTGCCCATTCGGTGCACCACCAGAGCGAGGACTACAACCTCTCCACCGCGCTGCGGCAGACCAGCACCGGCTTCATCTTCGGCTGGATCTTCTACCTGCCCATGGCCATCGCCGGGGTGCCGCCGCTGGTGTTCCTCACCGTCGGTGCGCTGAACCTGCTCTACCAGTTCTGGGTTCACACCCGGCACATTCCCAAGCTGGGCTGGTTCGAATGGGTGTTCATCACCCCGTCCAACCACCGCGTGCACCACGCACAGAACCCTGTCTATATGGATCGCAACTACGGTGGCGTGTTCATTCTCTGGGACCGCCTGTTCGGCACCTTCCAGGAAGAACTGGACGAAGAGCCGGTGGTGTTCGGCGTGACGGTCCCCCTGGCCAGCTGGAACCCGCTGTGGGCCAATCTGCAGGTCTATGCACACCTGTGGAACGATGCGCGCCGTACCGGCAGCCTGTGGGACAAGCTGCGCATCTGGTTCATGCGTACCGGCTGGCGCCCCGCGGACGTCGCCCAGCGCTATCCCATGGCCAAGCCTGACCTGGCGGCCTTCCGCAAGTTCGAGGTGCCGCTGACGCGCGGCCGGCAGTGGTACGCCGGTCTGCAGTTCGCCACCTACGTGGTGGTCGGCACCTGGTTGCTGGGCGTCGGGGAGGGCTGGCAAGTGCTGCCGCTGGTGATTGGCTGGGGCTGGATGGCTTTCGGGCTCTACGCCATCGGCTGCTGGCTGGAGAACCGTGCCTGGGCGCTGCGCCTGGAACTGCTGCGATTGGCGCTGAACGTGCCGGCAGTGGCGGCGCTGGCGCTGTGGGGAGGGATCGAGTTGCCGCAGTGGGCGCCCTGGGCGCTGGCGGTCTACTCGCTGCTCAGCCTGATCGGTCTGCTCGGCCTGCGGCGCGCCGAGCGCCTGCCGCAGGCGGCCTGA
- the elbB gene encoding isoprenoid biosynthesis glyoxalase ElbB: MKKVAVILSGCGVYDGAEIHESVITLLRLSQRGAQVQCFAPNIEQHHVLNHLTGEEMAEKRNVLVESARIARGEVKDIREAKAEDFDALIVPGGFGAAKNLSDFAFKGDQCQVQPDVLALAKAFAAAKKPVGLICIAPAMAARIFGEGVECTIGTDEGTAQALTSMGAKHIDCAVEDIVEDKDHKLVTTPAYMLAQSIAEAASGINKAVDRVLELA; encoded by the coding sequence ATGAAGAAAGTTGCCGTTATCCTTTCCGGTTGTGGCGTCTACGACGGCGCGGAAATCCATGAAAGCGTGATCACCCTGCTGCGCCTGTCCCAGCGCGGCGCCCAGGTGCAGTGCTTCGCGCCGAACATCGAGCAGCACCACGTGCTGAACCACCTGACCGGCGAGGAAATGGCCGAGAAGCGCAACGTGCTGGTGGAGTCCGCACGTATCGCCCGCGGCGAGGTCAAGGATATCCGCGAGGCCAAGGCCGAGGACTTCGACGCCCTGATCGTGCCCGGCGGCTTCGGCGCTGCGAAGAACCTCAGCGACTTCGCCTTCAAGGGCGACCAGTGCCAGGTGCAGCCGGATGTGCTGGCGCTGGCCAAGGCCTTCGCCGCCGCGAAGAAGCCGGTCGGCCTGATTTGCATCGCCCCGGCCATGGCCGCGCGCATCTTCGGTGAAGGCGTGGAGTGCACCATCGGTACCGACGAGGGCACCGCCCAGGCGCTGACCAGCATGGGCGCCAAGCACATCGACTGTGCCGTGGAAGACATAGTCGAGGACAAGGACCACAAGCTGGTCACCACTCCTGCCTACATGCTCGCGCAATCCATCGCCGAAGCCGCCAGCGGCATCAACAAGGCGGTTGATCGGGTGCTGGAGCTGGCCTGA
- a CDS encoding YaiI/YqxD family protein encodes MRIWIDADACPRAAKDLVAKFALKRKLEVVMVAGQPVAKPPFACVSLIVVPSGMDAADDYLVEQAEPGDLVICSDVPLADRLVKKGVDALDPRGREFDEKNMGERLAVRNLFTDLREQGQVGGGQAPYGDKDRQAFANSLDRLLTRLMREAESRKA; translated from the coding sequence ATGCGTATCTGGATCGATGCCGACGCCTGCCCGCGCGCGGCCAAGGACCTGGTGGCGAAGTTCGCCCTCAAGCGCAAGCTGGAGGTGGTGATGGTCGCCGGGCAGCCCGTGGCCAAGCCGCCGTTCGCCTGCGTCAGCCTGATCGTCGTGCCCAGCGGGATGGACGCAGCCGATGATTACCTGGTGGAGCAGGCTGAGCCGGGCGACCTGGTGATCTGCAGCGACGTGCCGCTGGCCGACCGGCTGGTGAAGAAGGGAGTCGATGCGCTGGACCCGCGAGGCCGTGAGTTCGACGAGAAGAACATGGGCGAACGCCTGGCCGTGCGCAACCTGTTCACCGACCTGCGCGAGCAGGGCCAGGTGGGAGGAGGGCAGGCGCCCTACGGCGACAAGGACCGCCAGGCCTTCGCCAACAGCCTGGACCGGCTGCTGACGCGGCTCATGCGCGAGGCGGAGAGCCGCAAGGCCTGA